In Streptomyces ambofaciens ATCC 23877, a single genomic region encodes these proteins:
- a CDS encoding DUF4291 domain-containing protein, translating to MARAKTCDHPGPVTEPKHRIRALHTDRTITVYQAYSSAIGPAAARDGRFPAEWQRDRMTWIKPSFLWMMYRCGWGSKEGQENVLAIEITREGFEWALRHACLSHYEHGLHTDRATWKRQLRRAPARVQWDPERDLHLRPLPHRSLQLGLTGEAAHRYADEWIVSITDVTPLARTIHAHVRGGELDVARQLLPSERPYPVSGEALAHLHRAVCTIN from the coding sequence ATGGCGCGCGCGAAGACGTGTGATCACCCTGGTCCAGTGACAGAACCCAAGCACCGGATCCGAGCCCTGCACACGGACCGCACGATCACCGTCTACCAGGCGTACTCGTCGGCGATCGGTCCAGCGGCGGCCCGAGACGGCCGTTTCCCGGCGGAGTGGCAGCGGGACCGGATGACGTGGATCAAGCCGTCGTTCCTGTGGATGATGTACCGCTGCGGGTGGGGCAGCAAGGAAGGCCAGGAGAATGTCCTCGCCATCGAGATCACCCGGGAGGGTTTCGAGTGGGCACTGCGACACGCCTGCCTGTCCCACTACGAGCATGGACTGCACACCGACCGCGCCACGTGGAAGCGCCAGTTGAGGCGAGCCCCCGCCCGGGTGCAATGGGACCCTGAACGCGACCTGCACCTTCGGCCGCTTCCGCACCGATCACTACAACTCGGCCTCACCGGCGAAGCAGCACATCGCTATGCCGACGAGTGGATCGTCTCCATCACCGATGTCACACCGCTGGCCCGCACGATCCACGCCCATGTACGGGGCGGAGAGCTGGACGTCGCCCGGCAACTCCTGCCGAGTGAACGTCCCTACCCCGTAAGCGGCGAGGCTCTGGCCCACCTGCACCGAGCGGTCTGCACCATCAACTGA